A single Anopheles arabiensis isolate DONGOLA chromosome X, AaraD3, whole genome shotgun sequence DNA region contains:
- the LOC120906108 gene encoding RING finger protein 141-like, with protein MGSQASSISQRILPADAVDSLQFEIKKQVHIFSEINNLGYEDFQKCLADLNRLSRKCLDPNGKQLVFAVKKGTDNSILWKRTVRIACVKIDPETRKIDCFKLLTLQQFLQVFRTFQTNLHAMVTVESQRIHSPGASPSRSSTGSSATGPPDTPPSAKVDGAGPSAAAAGAARPPPESPARTATPTTVPLSSSASTCSSSGGGTFVFPDCTTASILMAQVDAIAAGPADATDHADECCICLERRPEVSLPCAHSYCMPCIEQWNIHQKTCPICDEALASTDDTWVLSEMPEANEVSEEICATLLKLSNEPVADDDDDGDRNWLRRMLDL; from the exons CGCTGCAGTTCGAGATCAAAAAGCAGGTCCACATCTTCTCCGAGATCAACAACCTCGGGTACGAAGACTTCCAGAAGTGTCTGGCCGATCTGAACCGACT CTCACGAAAGTGTCTCGACCCGAACGGGAAGCAGCTGGTGTTTGCGGTGAAGAAGGGCACGGACAACTCCATCCTCTGGAAGCGGACGGTGCGCATCGCCTGCGTCAAGATAGACCCGGAGACGCGCAAGATTGACTGCTTCAAGCTGCTGACGCTGCAGCAGTTCCTGCAGGTGTTCCGCACCTTCCAGACGAACCTCCACGCGATGGTGACGGTCGAGAGCCAGCGGATACACAGTCCGGGCGCGAGCCCGTCCCGGTCGAGCACCGGCAGCTCCGCCACCGGGCCGCCGGACACGCCGCCGTCGGCCAAGGTGGACGGGGCCGGCCcgtccgctgctgctgctggcgccgCCCGGCCACCGCCGGAGAGTCCCGCGCGCACCGCCACACCCACCACCGTCCCGCTGTCCAGCTCGGCCTCGACCTGCTCATCTTCGGGCGGCGGCACGTTCGTCTTTCCCGACTGCACCACCGCCTCGATCCTGATGGCGCAGGTCGATGCGATCGCGGCCGGCCCAGCGGACGCCACCGACCACGCCGACGAGTGCTGCATCTGTCTCGAGCGCCGGCCGGAGGTGTCGCTGCCGTGCGCGCACAGCTACTGCATGCCGTGCATCGAGCAGTGGAACATCCACCAGAAGACGTGCCCGATCTGCGACGAGGCGCTCGCCAGCACGGACGACACCTGGGTCCTGTCCGAGATGCCGGAAGCGAACGAGGTGAGCGAGGAGATCTGCGCCACGCTGCTGAAGCTGTCGAACGAGCCGGTCgcggacgatgacgacgacggcgaccgGAACTGGCTGCGCCGGATGCTGGACTTGTGA